The following proteins come from a genomic window of Miscanthus floridulus cultivar M001 unplaced genomic scaffold, ASM1932011v1 fs_687_5_6, whole genome shotgun sequence:
- the LOC136532696 gene encoding 2-isopropylmalate synthase A-like — protein MASSLLSSPAKPFCSTPAPKATRLPSPVLSSGHVLSAARCLRVRAVSARASQQQPPPPPPRGQRRPEYVPNRIDDPNYVRIFDTTLRDGEQSPGATMTSAQKLVVARQLARLGVDIIEAGFPASSPDDLDAVRSIAIEVGNPTAPASAGEDAGAADAVPHVPVICGLSRCNRKDIDAAWEAVRHARRPRIHTFIATSDIHMQHKLRKTPEQVVTIAREMVAYARSLGCTDVEFSPEDAGRSNREFLYHILGEVIKAGATTLNIPDTVGYNLPYEFGKLIADIKANTPGIENAIISTHCQNDLGLATANTLAGARAGARQLEVTINGIGERAGNASLEEVVMAIKCRRELLNGLYTGIDSRHITLTSKMVQEHSGLIVQPHKAIVGANAFAHESGIHQDGMLKNKGTYEIISPDDIGLTRANEFGIVLGKLSGRHAVRSKLVELGYEIGDKEFEDFFKRYKEVAEKKKRVTDEDLEALLSDEIFQPKVIWSLADVQATCGTLSLSTATVKLIGPDGEEKIACSVGTGPVDAAYKAVDQIIQIPTILREYSMTSVTEGIDAIATTRVVVTGDVSINAKHALTSRSFNRSFSGSGASMDIVVSSVRAYLSALNKICSFAGAVKASSEVPETASIPSTE, from the exons ATGGCATCCTCGCTGCTCTCCTCCCCCGCTAAACCCTTCTGCTCCACCCCCGCCCCAAAAGCCACCCGCTTGCCATCCCCAGTCCTCTCCTCCGGCCATGTCCTCTCCGCCGCCCGCTGCCTCCGCGTCCGCGCGGTCTCCGCCCGAGCGTCGCAGCAgcagcctcctccgccgccgccgcgggggcAGCGGCGGCCGGAGTACGTCCCGAACCGCATCGACGACCCAAACTACGTGCGCATCTTCGACACCACGCTGCGCGACGGGGAGCAGTCCCCGGGCGCCACGATGACGAGCGCGCAGAAGCTCGTCGTCGCGCGCCAGCTGGCCCGCCTCGGCGTCGACATCATCGAGGCCGGGTTCCCGGCCTCCTCCCCCGACGACCTCGACGCCGTGCGCTCCATCGCCATCGAGGTCGGCAACCCCACCGCCCCCGCCTCCGCCGGGGAGGACGCCGGCGCCGCCGACGCAGTCCCACACGTGCCGGTCATCTGCGGCCTCTCGCGGTGCAACAGGAAGGACATCGACGCGGCGTGGGAGGCCGTGCGCCACGCGCGCCGGCCCCGTATCCACACCTTCATCGCCACCAGCGACATCCACATGCAGCATAAGCTCAGGAAGACGCCCGAGCAGGTGGTGACCATTGCCAGGGAGATGGTGGCGTACGCCCGCAGCCTCGGATGCACTGACGTCGAGTTCAGCCCCGAGGACGCCGGCAG GTCAAATAGAGAGTTCTTGTATCATATTCTAGGCGAAGTTATAAAAGCTGGAGCTACGACTCTCAATATCCCGGACACCGTTGGATACAATCTTCCTTATGAATTTGGGAAGTTAATTGCTGATATAAAGGCAAACACTCCTGGAATTGAAAACGCTATCATTTCCACTCATTGCCAGAATGATCTTGGTCTTGCGACTGCCAACACATTAGCG GGCGCTCGTGCAGGCGCACGGCAGTTAGAGGTTACTATTAATGGTATTGGTGAAAGAGCCGGAAATGCTTCTTTGGAGGAG GTTGTCATGGCAATTAAATGCCGCAGAGAACTGTTAAATGGTCTCTATACTGGAATCGATTCTCGACATATCACTTTGACAAGCAAAATG GTACAAGAGCATAGTGGACTGATCGTACAACCACATAAAGCTATTGTTGGTGCCAATGCATTTGCTCATGAAAGTGGAATTCATCAG gATGGCATGCTTAAAAATAAAGGAACTTATGAAATTATATCGCCTGATGATATTGGTTTAACACGTGCAAATGAATTTGGTATTGTTCTTGGGAAACTCAG TGGAAGACATGCTGTGAGATCTAAGCTAGTGGAG CTTGGATATGAAATCGGTGACAAGGAGTTTGAGGACTTCTTTAAACGCTACAAAGAGGTTGCAGAGAAGAAAAAG CGTGTAACTGATGAAGACTTAGAAGCGTTATTGTCAGATGAGATATTCCAGCCTAAGGTTATTTGGTCCCTTGCTGATGTACAG GCAACATGTGGTACACTTAGTTTATCTACGGCAACAGTGAAATTGATAGGGCCAGATGGAGAGGAGAAAATAGCATGTTCAGTCGGAACAGGTCCAGTCGATGCAGCTTACAAGGCTGTTGACCAAATAATCCAG ATTCCAACCATTCTCCGAGAATATAGTATGACATCAGTCACAGAAGGCATTGACGCAATTGCAACAACTCGAGTCGTTGTCACTGGAGATGTGAGCATCAACGCCAAACATGCCCTGACTAGCCGCTCTTTCAATCGCTCCTTCAG TGGGAGCGGGGCATCCATGGACATTGTGGTGTCCAGCGTCAGAGCTTACCTGAGCGCCCTGAacaagatttgcagttttgctGGCGCCGTGAAAGCCAGCAGCGAGGTACCTGAGACCGCAAGCATTCCGAGCACAGAATGA